In a genomic window of Taeniopygia guttata chromosome 13, bTaeGut7.mat, whole genome shotgun sequence:
- the PTTG1 gene encoding securin — protein MATLIFVDQENSELHAPKSQLKLPSGSSKALAERTQVNTPLPKKAISTSPVASRSVRKALGNVNKTEVVTSKTDKLKWKNQPCTVNKTGLESCHTVVEEDWPEIENMFPLDPQDFESFDLPEEHKLSNINLCGVPLMVFERTYDRCVNMASSPAKIEEISWESNLLQSTADFLATLDEIIDMPPPNYNV, from the exons ATGGCAACTCTGATCTTTGTTGATCAGGAGAATAGTGAACTTCATGCTCCCAAGAGTCAGCTGAAGCTCCCTTCAGGATCTT CAAAAGCCTTAGCTGAAAGAACACAAGTTAACACTCCACTTCCTAAAAAAGCAATCAGTACTTCTCCAGTCGCATCTCGCTCTGTCAGAAAGGCTCTTGGAAATGTGAATAAAACTGAAGTAGTCACGAGCAAGACGGATAagttaaaatggaaaaatcagCCTTGCACTGTGAACAAA ACTGGATTAGAAAGCTGCCATACAGTGGTTGAAGAAGATTGgccagaaatagaaaatatgtttCCTTTGGATCCTCAAG ACTTTGAGAGTTTTGATCTTCCTGAAGAGCACAAACTAAGCAATATCAACCTGTGTGGTGTCCCCCTCATGGTGTTTGAAAGGACATATGACAGATGTGTGAACATGGCTTCTTCACCAGCGAAGATTGAAGAGATTTCATGGGAATCCA ACTTGCTACAATCAACTGCTGACTTCCTTGCTACCCTGGATGAGATCATTGACATGCCACCTCCAAATTACAATGTTTAA
- the SLU7 gene encoding pre-mRNA-splicing factor SLU7 isoform X2: protein MVSGAVANAPPAGGATDVSLEEPKKMTREDWRKKKELEEQRKLGNAPAEVDEEGKDINPHIPQYISSVPWYIDPSKRPTLKHQRPQPEKQKQYNSSGDWYKRGVQEHAVATRYRKGACENCGALTHKKKDCMERPRKVGAKYTGMNIAPDEHVQPQLMFDYDGKRDRWNGYNPEEHMKIVEEYSKVDLAKRTLKAQKLQEELASGKLEQVERDHNSEDEDEDKYADDIDMPGQNFDSKRRITVRNLRIREDIAKYLRNLDPNSAYYDPKTRAMRENPYANTGKNPDEVGYAGDNFVRYTGDTISMAQTQLFAWEAYDKGSEVHLQADPTKLELLYKSFKVKKEDFKAQQKESILEKYGGQEHLDAPPAELLLAQTEDYVEYSRHGTVIKGQEKAIACSKYEEDVKINNHTCIWGSYWKEGKWGYKCCHSFVKYSYCTGEAGKEIANTEGSLMEEQPEDEEHMTKPKTLMEIHQEKQKEKKKKKHKKSSNSDSEGEEKKKQEKLKKALNAEEARLLHIKEIMQLDERKRPYNSQYEAREPTEEEMEAYRMKRQRPDDPMASFLGQ from the exons atggTCTCAGGTGCGGTAGCGAACGCCCCTCCTGCAGGGGGGGCAACCGATGTGAGCCTGGAGGAGCCAAAGAAGATGACAAGGGAAGattggaggaaaaagaaagaattagaAGAACAGAGAAAACTGGGGAATGCACCTGCTGAAGTGGATGAAGAAGGAAA AGATATCAACCCTCATATTCCTCAGTACATCTCCTCGGTGCCATGGTACATAGATCCTTCCAAGAGACCCACACTGAAGCATCAGAGACCTCAGCCAGAGAAGCAGAAGCAGTATAACTCCTCTGGAGATTGGTACAAACGAGGCGTTCAGGAG CACGCCGTGGCCACGAGGTACCGCAAAGGAGCCTGCGAGAACTGCGGCGCCCTGACACACAAGAAGAAGGACTGCATGGAG aggcCCAGGAAAGTTGGAGCAAAATACACAGGCATGAATATTGCCCCAGATGAACACGTGCAGCCTCAGCTGATGTTTGATTACGATGGGAAGCGAGACCGGTGGAATGGTTATAACCCAGAGGAGCACATGAAGATCGTAGAGGAGTACTCCAAGGTTGATTTG GCCAAACGTACACTGAAAGCCCAGAAGCTTCAGGAGGAGTTGGCATCAGGGAAGCTGGAGCAAGTG GAAAGAGATCATAAcagtgaagatgaagatgaagacaAGTATGCAGATGACATTGATATGCCTGGGCAGAACTTTGACTCAAAAAGACGCATCACAGTCCGAAATTTACGTATTCGGGAAGACATTGCCAAA tacTTGAGGAATCTAGATCCAAACTCTGCTTATTATGATCCCAAAACAAGAGCAATGAGGGAGAACCCGTATGCCAACACGGGCAAGAATCCAGATGA AGTTGGTTATGCAGGTGACAACTTCGTTCGCTACACAGGCGATACCATTTCAATGGCACAGACTCAGC TGTTTGCCTGGGAGGCTTATGACAAAGGCTCTGAAGTTCATCTTCAAGCAGACCCTACAAAATTAGAACTCCTTTATAAATCTTTCAAAGTGAAAAAGGAAGATTTCAAGGCACAGCAGAAAGAAAGCATCCTAGAGAAG TATGGAGGACAAGAACATTTAGATGCCCCCCCAGCTGAATTGCTGTTAGCCCAAACAGAAGATTATGTGGAGTATTCTAGGCATGGAACAGTCATCAAAGGACAGGAGAAAGCTATTGCTTGTTCTAAGTATGAAGAGGACGTGAAGATCAACAATCATACA TGCATTTGGGGCTCATACTGGAAAGAAGGCAAGTGGGGTTACAAGTGCTGTCACTCCTTTGTCAAGTACTCCTACTGTACAGGAGAAGCTGGGAAAGAAATTGCT AACACAGAGGGAAGTTTAATGGAGGAGCAGCCTGAGGATGAAGAACACatgacaaaacccaaaacactgaTGGAG ATCCAccaagagaaacagaaagagaagaaaaagaagaagcacAAGAAGAGCTCAAATTCCGACAGCGAGggtgaagagaaaaagaagcaagaaaagcTAAAAAAG GCTCTAAATGCTGAAGAGGCTCGACTTCTCCACATCAAAGAAATCATGCAGTTAGATGAGAGGAAGAGACCATACAACAGCCAGTATGAAGCCAGGGAGCCAACAGAAGAGGAGATGGAGGCCTACAGAATGAAAAGACAGAGACCTGATGACCCCATGGCCTCTTTTCTGGGGCAGTAG
- the SLU7 gene encoding pre-mRNA-splicing factor SLU7 isoform X1 has product MVSGAVANAPPAGGATDVSLEEPKKMTREDWRKKKELEEQRKLGNAPAEVDEEGKDINPHIPQYISSVPWYIDPSKRPTLKHQRPQPEKQKQYNSSGDWYKRGVQEHAVATRYRKGACENCGALTHKKKDCMERPRKVGAKYTGMNIAPDEHVQPQLMFDYDGKRDRWNGYNPEEHMKIVEEYSKVDLAKRTLKAQKLQEELASGKLEQVNSPRHQWGEEESNSQTERDHNSEDEDEDKYADDIDMPGQNFDSKRRITVRNLRIREDIAKYLRNLDPNSAYYDPKTRAMRENPYANTGKNPDEVGYAGDNFVRYTGDTISMAQTQLFAWEAYDKGSEVHLQADPTKLELLYKSFKVKKEDFKAQQKESILEKYGGQEHLDAPPAELLLAQTEDYVEYSRHGTVIKGQEKAIACSKYEEDVKINNHTCIWGSYWKEGKWGYKCCHSFVKYSYCTGEAGKEIANTEGSLMEEQPEDEEHMTKPKTLMEIHQEKQKEKKKKKHKKSSNSDSEGEEKKKQEKLKKALNAEEARLLHIKEIMQLDERKRPYNSQYEAREPTEEEMEAYRMKRQRPDDPMASFLGQ; this is encoded by the exons atggTCTCAGGTGCGGTAGCGAACGCCCCTCCTGCAGGGGGGGCAACCGATGTGAGCCTGGAGGAGCCAAAGAAGATGACAAGGGAAGattggaggaaaaagaaagaattagaAGAACAGAGAAAACTGGGGAATGCACCTGCTGAAGTGGATGAAGAAGGAAA AGATATCAACCCTCATATTCCTCAGTACATCTCCTCGGTGCCATGGTACATAGATCCTTCCAAGAGACCCACACTGAAGCATCAGAGACCTCAGCCAGAGAAGCAGAAGCAGTATAACTCCTCTGGAGATTGGTACAAACGAGGCGTTCAGGAG CACGCCGTGGCCACGAGGTACCGCAAAGGAGCCTGCGAGAACTGCGGCGCCCTGACACACAAGAAGAAGGACTGCATGGAG aggcCCAGGAAAGTTGGAGCAAAATACACAGGCATGAATATTGCCCCAGATGAACACGTGCAGCCTCAGCTGATGTTTGATTACGATGGGAAGCGAGACCGGTGGAATGGTTATAACCCAGAGGAGCACATGAAGATCGTAGAGGAGTACTCCAAGGTTGATTTG GCCAAACGTACACTGAAAGCCCAGAAGCTTCAGGAGGAGTTGGCATCAGGGAAGCTGGAGCAAGTG AACTCCCCAAGACACCAGTGGGGAGAAGAGGAATCAAATTCACAGACA GAAAGAGATCATAAcagtgaagatgaagatgaagacaAGTATGCAGATGACATTGATATGCCTGGGCAGAACTTTGACTCAAAAAGACGCATCACAGTCCGAAATTTACGTATTCGGGAAGACATTGCCAAA tacTTGAGGAATCTAGATCCAAACTCTGCTTATTATGATCCCAAAACAAGAGCAATGAGGGAGAACCCGTATGCCAACACGGGCAAGAATCCAGATGA AGTTGGTTATGCAGGTGACAACTTCGTTCGCTACACAGGCGATACCATTTCAATGGCACAGACTCAGC TGTTTGCCTGGGAGGCTTATGACAAAGGCTCTGAAGTTCATCTTCAAGCAGACCCTACAAAATTAGAACTCCTTTATAAATCTTTCAAAGTGAAAAAGGAAGATTTCAAGGCACAGCAGAAAGAAAGCATCCTAGAGAAG TATGGAGGACAAGAACATTTAGATGCCCCCCCAGCTGAATTGCTGTTAGCCCAAACAGAAGATTATGTGGAGTATTCTAGGCATGGAACAGTCATCAAAGGACAGGAGAAAGCTATTGCTTGTTCTAAGTATGAAGAGGACGTGAAGATCAACAATCATACA TGCATTTGGGGCTCATACTGGAAAGAAGGCAAGTGGGGTTACAAGTGCTGTCACTCCTTTGTCAAGTACTCCTACTGTACAGGAGAAGCTGGGAAAGAAATTGCT AACACAGAGGGAAGTTTAATGGAGGAGCAGCCTGAGGATGAAGAACACatgacaaaacccaaaacactgaTGGAG ATCCAccaagagaaacagaaagagaagaaaaagaagaagcacAAGAAGAGCTCAAATTCCGACAGCGAGggtgaagagaaaaagaagcaagaaaagcTAAAAAAG GCTCTAAATGCTGAAGAGGCTCGACTTCTCCACATCAAAGAAATCATGCAGTTAGATGAGAGGAAGAGACCATACAACAGCCAGTATGAAGCCAGGGAGCCAACAGAAGAGGAGATGGAGGCCTACAGAATGAAAAGACAGAGACCTGATGACCCCATGGCCTCTTTTCTGGGGCAGTAG
- the CDC23 gene encoding cell division cycle protein 23 homolog isoform X3, whose amino-acid sequence MYSRYLSGEKKKDDETVDSLGPLEKGQVKNEALRELRVELSKKHKAQELDGFGLYLYGVVLRKLDLVKEAIDVFVEAAHVLPLHWGAWLELCNLITDKEMLKFLSLPDTWMKEFFLAHIYTELQLIEEALQKYQSLIDAGFSKSTYIISQIAVAYHNIRDIDKALSIFNELRKQDPYRIENMDTFSNLLYVRSMKPELSYLAHNLCEIDKYRVETCCVIGNYYSLRSQHEKAALYFQRALKLNPRYLGAWTLMGHEYMEMKNTSAAIQAYRHAIEVNKRDYRAWYGLGQTYEILKMPFYCLYYYRRAHQLRPNDSRMLVALGECYEKLNQLVEAKKCYWRAYAVGDVEKMALVKLAKLHEQLNESEQAAQCYIKYIQDIYSCGEVVEHLEVSTAFRYLAQYYFKCKLWDEASACAQKCCAFNDTREEGKALLRQILQLRNQGETSSTDVAAPFFLPASLSATNTPTRRVSPLNLSSVTP is encoded by the exons ATGTACTCCAGATACCTG tcaggggaaaagaaaaaggatgatgagACAGTTGATAGTTTGG GACCTCTGGAAAAAGGACAGGTGAAAAATGAAGCTCTACGAGAATTGAGAGTTGAGCTCAGCAAGAAACACAAAGCACAGGAACTGGATGGATTTGGCCTTTATCT ATATGGTGTTGTGCTGCGGAAACTGGACCTGGTGAAAGAAGCAATAGATGTATTTGTTGAAGCTGCTCATGTCCTGCCTTTGCACTGGGGAGCCTGGCTGGAACTTTGCAACTTGATTACGGATAAAGAGATG CTGAAGTTCCTGTCCTTGCCAGATACATGGATGAAAGAGTTCTTTCTTGCACACATTTATACAGAACTACAGCTGATAGAGGAAGCTCTGCAGAAGTATCAGTCTCTCATTGATGCAGGATTTTCCAAAAGCACTTATATCATCTCTCAGATTGCAGTTGCCTACCACAATATAAGAG ATATTGACAAAGCTTTATCCATTTTTAATGAGCTGAGGAAACAAGATCCTTACAGGATAGAAAACATGGACACTTTCTCCAACTTACTGTATGTAAGG AGCATGAAGCCTGAGTTGAGCTACCTGGCTCATAATCTCTGTGAGATAGACAAGTACCGTGTTGAGACCTGCTGTGTAATTG GAAATTATTATAGCTTGCGTTCCCAGCATGAAAAAGCAGCACTCTATTTCCAGAGGGCTTTGAAACTGAATCCTCGTTATCTAGGAGCCTGGACACTAATGGGACATGAGTATATGGAAATGAAGAACACGTCTGCAGCTATCCAGGCTTATAG GCATGCAATAGAAGTGAACAAAAGGGACTACAGAGCATGGTATGGCTTGGGACAAACCTATGAAATCCTCAAAATGCCATTTTACTGTCTCTACTACTACCGACGGGCCCACCAGCTCAG ACCAAATGATTCACGTATGCTGGTTGCTCTAGGAGAATGCTATGAGAAACTCAATCAGTTGGTGGAAGCTAAGAAG TGCTATTGGAGAGCTTATGCTGTGGGAGATGTGGAGAAAATGGCACTTGTGAAACTTGCCAA GTTGCATGAACAGTTGAATGAATCTGAACAGGCAGCTCAATGCTACATCAAATACATCCAGGATATCTATTCCTGTGGG GAGGTAGTGGAGCACCTGGAGGTCAGCACTGCATTTCGTTACCTGGCCCAGTACTACTTCAAATGTAAGCTTTGGGATGAAGCTTCAGCATGTGCTCAGAAATGCTGTGCCTTCAATGAT ActagagaagaaggaaaggccCTGCTGCGCCAGATCTTACAGCTTCGCAACCAAGGAGAAACATCATCCACAGATGTTGCTgctccctttttccttcctgcatCCTTGTCAGCCACCAATACTCCCACACGTCGTGTCTCCCCTCTCAATCTGTCTTCTGTAACACCATGA
- the CDC23 gene encoding cell division cycle protein 23 homolog isoform X2: protein MAAMAAMAAGGGDFSDLREIKKQLLSVAERSRERGLQHSGKWAAELAFALEPLPLSELPPPPVLTEEDARDLDAYTLAKSYFDLKEYDRAAYFLQGCKSQKAYFLYMYSRYLSGEKKKDDETVDSLGPLEKGQVKNEALRELRVELSKKHKAQELDGFGLYLYGVVLRKLDLVKEAIDVFVEAAHVLPLHWGAWLELCNLITDKEMSMKPELSYLAHNLCEIDKYRVETCCVIGNYYSLRSQHEKAALYFQRALKLNPRYLGAWTLMGHEYMEMKNTSAAIQAYRHAIEVNKRDYRAWYGLGQTYEILKMPFYCLYYYRRAHQLRPNDSRMLVALGECYEKLNQLVEAKKCYWRAYAVGDVEKMALVKLAKLHEQLNESEQAAQCYIKYIQDIYSCGEVVEHLEVSTAFRYLAQYYFKCKLWDEASACAQKCCAFNDTREEGKALLRQILQLRNQGETSSTDVAAPFFLPASLSATNTPTRRVSPLNLSSVTP, encoded by the exons ATGGCGGCAATGGCGGCGATGGCAGCGGGCGGCGGTGACTTCTCGGACCTGCGGGAGATcaagaagcagctgctgagcgTGGCGGAGCGGAGCCGCGAGCGCGGGCTGCAGCACAGCGGGAAGTG GGCTGCTGAGCTGGCCTTCGCCCTGGAGCCACTGCCACTGAGTGAGCTGCCACCTCCGCCCGTGCTCACCGAG gaggaTGCTCGTGACCTGGATGCCTACACGTTGGCCAAGTCTTACTTCGATCTCAAGGAATATGACAGGGCTGCCTACTTTTTACAGGGCTGCAAGAGCCAGAAAGCTTACTTCTTGTACATGTACTCCAGATACCTG tcaggggaaaagaaaaaggatgatgagACAGTTGATAGTTTGG GACCTCTGGAAAAAGGACAGGTGAAAAATGAAGCTCTACGAGAATTGAGAGTTGAGCTCAGCAAGAAACACAAAGCACAGGAACTGGATGGATTTGGCCTTTATCT ATATGGTGTTGTGCTGCGGAAACTGGACCTGGTGAAAGAAGCAATAGATGTATTTGTTGAAGCTGCTCATGTCCTGCCTTTGCACTGGGGAGCCTGGCTGGAACTTTGCAACTTGATTACGGATAAAGAGATG AGCATGAAGCCTGAGTTGAGCTACCTGGCTCATAATCTCTGTGAGATAGACAAGTACCGTGTTGAGACCTGCTGTGTAATTG GAAATTATTATAGCTTGCGTTCCCAGCATGAAAAAGCAGCACTCTATTTCCAGAGGGCTTTGAAACTGAATCCTCGTTATCTAGGAGCCTGGACACTAATGGGACATGAGTATATGGAAATGAAGAACACGTCTGCAGCTATCCAGGCTTATAG GCATGCAATAGAAGTGAACAAAAGGGACTACAGAGCATGGTATGGCTTGGGACAAACCTATGAAATCCTCAAAATGCCATTTTACTGTCTCTACTACTACCGACGGGCCCACCAGCTCAG ACCAAATGATTCACGTATGCTGGTTGCTCTAGGAGAATGCTATGAGAAACTCAATCAGTTGGTGGAAGCTAAGAAG TGCTATTGGAGAGCTTATGCTGTGGGAGATGTGGAGAAAATGGCACTTGTGAAACTTGCCAA GTTGCATGAACAGTTGAATGAATCTGAACAGGCAGCTCAATGCTACATCAAATACATCCAGGATATCTATTCCTGTGGG GAGGTAGTGGAGCACCTGGAGGTCAGCACTGCATTTCGTTACCTGGCCCAGTACTACTTCAAATGTAAGCTTTGGGATGAAGCTTCAGCATGTGCTCAGAAATGCTGTGCCTTCAATGAT ActagagaagaaggaaaggccCTGCTGCGCCAGATCTTACAGCTTCGCAACCAAGGAGAAACATCATCCACAGATGTTGCTgctccctttttccttcctgcatCCTTGTCAGCCACCAATACTCCCACACGTCGTGTCTCCCCTCTCAATCTGTCTTCTGTAACACCATGA
- the CDC23 gene encoding cell division cycle protein 23 homolog isoform X1, whose protein sequence is MAAMAAMAAGGGDFSDLREIKKQLLSVAERSRERGLQHSGKWAAELAFALEPLPLSELPPPPVLTEEDARDLDAYTLAKSYFDLKEYDRAAYFLQGCKSQKAYFLYMYSRYLSGEKKKDDETVDSLGPLEKGQVKNEALRELRVELSKKHKAQELDGFGLYLYGVVLRKLDLVKEAIDVFVEAAHVLPLHWGAWLELCNLITDKEMLKFLSLPDTWMKEFFLAHIYTELQLIEEALQKYQSLIDAGFSKSTYIISQIAVAYHNIRDIDKALSIFNELRKQDPYRIENMDTFSNLLYVRSMKPELSYLAHNLCEIDKYRVETCCVIGNYYSLRSQHEKAALYFQRALKLNPRYLGAWTLMGHEYMEMKNTSAAIQAYRHAIEVNKRDYRAWYGLGQTYEILKMPFYCLYYYRRAHQLRPNDSRMLVALGECYEKLNQLVEAKKCYWRAYAVGDVEKMALVKLAKLHEQLNESEQAAQCYIKYIQDIYSCGEVVEHLEVSTAFRYLAQYYFKCKLWDEASACAQKCCAFNDTREEGKALLRQILQLRNQGETSSTDVAAPFFLPASLSATNTPTRRVSPLNLSSVTP, encoded by the exons ATGGCGGCAATGGCGGCGATGGCAGCGGGCGGCGGTGACTTCTCGGACCTGCGGGAGATcaagaagcagctgctgagcgTGGCGGAGCGGAGCCGCGAGCGCGGGCTGCAGCACAGCGGGAAGTG GGCTGCTGAGCTGGCCTTCGCCCTGGAGCCACTGCCACTGAGTGAGCTGCCACCTCCGCCCGTGCTCACCGAG gaggaTGCTCGTGACCTGGATGCCTACACGTTGGCCAAGTCTTACTTCGATCTCAAGGAATATGACAGGGCTGCCTACTTTTTACAGGGCTGCAAGAGCCAGAAAGCTTACTTCTTGTACATGTACTCCAGATACCTG tcaggggaaaagaaaaaggatgatgagACAGTTGATAGTTTGG GACCTCTGGAAAAAGGACAGGTGAAAAATGAAGCTCTACGAGAATTGAGAGTTGAGCTCAGCAAGAAACACAAAGCACAGGAACTGGATGGATTTGGCCTTTATCT ATATGGTGTTGTGCTGCGGAAACTGGACCTGGTGAAAGAAGCAATAGATGTATTTGTTGAAGCTGCTCATGTCCTGCCTTTGCACTGGGGAGCCTGGCTGGAACTTTGCAACTTGATTACGGATAAAGAGATG CTGAAGTTCCTGTCCTTGCCAGATACATGGATGAAAGAGTTCTTTCTTGCACACATTTATACAGAACTACAGCTGATAGAGGAAGCTCTGCAGAAGTATCAGTCTCTCATTGATGCAGGATTTTCCAAAAGCACTTATATCATCTCTCAGATTGCAGTTGCCTACCACAATATAAGAG ATATTGACAAAGCTTTATCCATTTTTAATGAGCTGAGGAAACAAGATCCTTACAGGATAGAAAACATGGACACTTTCTCCAACTTACTGTATGTAAGG AGCATGAAGCCTGAGTTGAGCTACCTGGCTCATAATCTCTGTGAGATAGACAAGTACCGTGTTGAGACCTGCTGTGTAATTG GAAATTATTATAGCTTGCGTTCCCAGCATGAAAAAGCAGCACTCTATTTCCAGAGGGCTTTGAAACTGAATCCTCGTTATCTAGGAGCCTGGACACTAATGGGACATGAGTATATGGAAATGAAGAACACGTCTGCAGCTATCCAGGCTTATAG GCATGCAATAGAAGTGAACAAAAGGGACTACAGAGCATGGTATGGCTTGGGACAAACCTATGAAATCCTCAAAATGCCATTTTACTGTCTCTACTACTACCGACGGGCCCACCAGCTCAG ACCAAATGATTCACGTATGCTGGTTGCTCTAGGAGAATGCTATGAGAAACTCAATCAGTTGGTGGAAGCTAAGAAG TGCTATTGGAGAGCTTATGCTGTGGGAGATGTGGAGAAAATGGCACTTGTGAAACTTGCCAA GTTGCATGAACAGTTGAATGAATCTGAACAGGCAGCTCAATGCTACATCAAATACATCCAGGATATCTATTCCTGTGGG GAGGTAGTGGAGCACCTGGAGGTCAGCACTGCATTTCGTTACCTGGCCCAGTACTACTTCAAATGTAAGCTTTGGGATGAAGCTTCAGCATGTGCTCAGAAATGCTGTGCCTTCAATGAT ActagagaagaaggaaaggccCTGCTGCGCCAGATCTTACAGCTTCGCAACCAAGGAGAAACATCATCCACAGATGTTGCTgctccctttttccttcctgcatCCTTGTCAGCCACCAATACTCCCACACGTCGTGTCTCCCCTCTCAATCTGTCTTCTGTAACACCATGA